One Oryza sativa Japonica Group chromosome 8, ASM3414082v1 DNA window includes the following coding sequences:
- the LOC136351404 gene encoding NDR1/HIN1-like protein 2 has protein sequence MGCVLVVAMVVYLMFRPNLLHATAAGAELSTFSLALKEWTLSYNLSVGVDLTRHNARLALRYHSIAADAYYHDQRFAHALLPDFSQPASTNTTRITPSFQGRHQLLGGLAAAAFRREDTEGIYSIHVTMAAKTEIKLTPSAIIRLPGPNIKLDCPLRLRLHPSPSNATTTTNNHNPHHFHPTTCHISY, from the coding sequence ATGGGGTGCGTGCTTgtggtggcgatggtggtgtACCTCATGTTCCGGCCAAACCTCCtgcacgcgacggcggcgggggcggagctGTCCACCTTCTCGCTGGCGCTCAAGGAGTGGACGCTGAGCTACAACCTGTCGGTGGGGGTGGACCTGACGAGGCACAACGCCCGCCTCGCCCTCCGCTACcactccatcgccgccgacgcctaCTACCACGACCAGCGCTTCGCCCACGCCCTCCTCCCTGACTTCTCCCAGCCCGCCTCCACCAACACCACCCGCATCACCCCCTCCTTCCAAGGCCGCCACCAGCTCTtgggcggcctcgccgccgccgccttccgccgcgaGGACACCGAGGGCATCTACTCCATCCACGTCACCATGGCCGCCAAGACCGAGATCAAGCTCACGCCGTCCGCCATTATCAGGCTGCCCGGCCCCAACATCAAGCTCGACTGCCCCCTCAGGCTCCGCCTCCACCCTTCTCCTTccaacgccaccaccaccactaatAATCATAATCCCCACCACTTCCACCCCACCACCTGCCACATCTCCTACTGA
- the LOC4344425 gene encoding NDR1/HIN1-like protein 1, protein MSIKHCEQHKDCERQRLYRRCCAAIFGILLLLLLIVLIVWLILRPTKPRFYLNDLTVVCLNVTTGGSYAGATASSGYFSFLTVTMQTTLAARNGNERVGIYYDRADVYAEYKGLRITVPTSLPPVYQGHPDLTVWSPFLSGNNVQLPPYLAVSITQDETAGYLLVTIRVDGWIRYKAGAFITGHYHLRVRCPALLIVNDGRGSYGSNSGGGNGYFRFQRAAACVVDV, encoded by the coding sequence ATGTCGATCAAGCACTGCGAGCAACACAAGGATTGCGAGCGGCAGCGCCTGTACCGGCGTTGCTGCGCGGCCATCTTCGgcatccttctcctcctcctcctcatcgtcctCATCGTCTGGCTCATCCTCCGCCCCACCAAGCCTCGCTTCTACCTCAACGACCTCACCGTCGTCTGCCTCAACGTCACCACCGGTGGTTCCtacgccggcgccaccgcctcctccggctACTTCTCCTTCCTCACCGTCACCATGCAGaccaccctcgccgcccgcAACGGCAACGAGCGCGTGGGCATCTACTACGACCGCGCCGACGTGTACGCCGAGTACAAGGGCCTCCGCATCACCGTGCCGACGTCGCTGCCGCCGGTGTACCAGGGCCACCCGGACCTCACCGTCTGGTCCCCTTTCCTCTCCGGCAACAACGTCCAGCTCCCGCCCTACCTCGCCGTCTCCATCACCCAGGACGAGACCGCCGGCTACCTGCTCGTCACCATCCGCGTCGACGGCTGGATCCGCTACAAGGCCGGCGCCTTCATCACCGGACACTACCACCTCCGCGTCAGGTGCCCCGCCCTGCTCATCGTCAACGACGGCCGGGGAAGCTACGGCTCCaactccggcggcggcaacggctacTTCAGGTTCCAGCGAGCCGCCGCCTGCGTCGTCGACGtctga
- the LOC4344426 gene encoding uncharacterized protein At4g14100: MAPTLPSWWLLFLLLLGVGATAAARGSKKLTPPVSTAYEWPERFHAVVVSINLTNHDRGGGRLQLIEIYYDWPHGRDLNIVRDQLSGDPPLYNVEWVNGTSYLFDTAASSCRTFQFPVGILPRSGVTPWTPTSPLAAPSAGYSTAIRGMCSCSKPV; encoded by the coding sequence ATGGCGCCAACGCTGCCGTCGTGGTGGTTGCTCTTCCTCCTGCTCCTCGGAGTTggcgccaccgcggcggccaGAGGCAGCAAGAAGCTGACTCCCCCGGTGTCGACGGCGTACGAGTGGCCGGAGCGGTTCCACGCGGTGGTGGTGTCGATCAACCTGACCAACCacgaccgcggcggcgggcggctgcAGCTAATCGAGATCTACTACGACTGGCCGCATGGCCGCGACCTTAACATCGTCAGGGACCAGCTCTCCGGCGATCCACCGCTGTACAACGTGGAGTGGGTGAATGGCACCTCCTACCTCTTCGACACCGCCGCCTCCAGCTGCCGCACCTTCCAGTTCCCCGTCGGCATCCTGCCTCGATCGGGCGTGACACCGTggacgccgacgtcgccactGGCCGCCCCGTCCGCTGGATATTCAACGGCAATACGCGGCATGTGCTCGTGTTCGAAGCCGGTGTAA